One Coffea arabica cultivar ET-39 chromosome 5e, Coffea Arabica ET-39 HiFi, whole genome shotgun sequence DNA segment encodes these proteins:
- the LOC140007032 gene encoding uncharacterized protein produces the protein MENHYTSGYYDFGMGCGGSKTPTEIRKDFNFAGQQENAASTESTSDSQFPPYSTQRGVDNITLTNEAMEECDYKRVPWSVDDDKMLASAWLTISNCSIVGNSQNDESFWKRVTNYFNENRQFGLPRKYKAVKSHWHWLSRMVNEFNQYYNKLVGEHHSGWNDDQIKQHARELFHQNKNKHFLHEHVWVLLKNYPKWKANTPMQRSSKKVRTDESGAYTSSSNADSSFDIDDSERHGFTGMLGSMHWQWRNCTVAWKDQFTRDDEGSPTIMLEAVASADLWIWHAFFGVAGSNNDINVLNQSPLFNDILQGYAPDVQFMVNGTQYSKGYYLADGIYPEWATFVKSFTSPRDPNRIKFKQMQEAARTDVGVLQSRWAIVRCPARFWHRAKLKGLMYTCIILHNMIVKDEGDAIRNWDADDDDPTIPVTQGLAKNFQYCLQRNVELRDREVHHQLRSDLVEHIWERFGGNNNEN, from the exons ATGGAAAATCACTACACATCGGGGTATTATGACTTTGGTATGGGTTGTGGAGGCTCAAAAACTCCGACGGAGATAAGGAAGGATTTTAATTTTGCCGGCCAACAAGAAAATGCTGCGTCAACGGAATCAACGTCGGACTCTCAATTTCCACCATATTCAACACAACGTGGAGTGGATAACATTACTCTCACCAATGAGGCGATGGAAGAATGTGATTATAAACGCGTTCCATGGAGTGTGGATGATGACAAGATGCTTGCAAGTGCTTGGCTCACAATTTCTAATTGTAGCATTGTGGGTAATTCTCAAAATGATGAGAGTTTCTGGAAACGAGTCACAAACTACTTCAACGAGAATCGGCAATTTGGGCTGCCAAGAAAATATAAAGCTGTGAAATCACATTGGCACTGGTTGAGTCGAATGGTCAATGAATTCAACCAATACTACAACAAATTGGTTGGAGAACATCATAGCGGATGGAATGATGATCAGATCAAACAACATGCACGAGAGCTTTTTCACCAGAATAAGAATAAGCATTTTTTACATGAACATGTATGGGTGTTGTTGAAAAATTATCCGAAATGGAAAGCAAATACTCCTATGCAGCGTTCTTCAAAAAAGGTAAGAACTGATGAAAGCGGGGCATACACTTCTTCATCCAATGCAGATTCAAGTTTCGACATCGATGACAGTGAA CGGCATGGCTTCACTGGCATGCTTGGTAGCATGCACTGGCAATGGAGGAATTGCACTGTGGCATGGAAAGATCAATTTACTCGAGATGATGAAGGATCTCCCACAATAATGCTAGAAGCAGTCGCATCAGCAGATTTATGGATATGGCATGCATTTTTTGGCGTCGCGGGGTCTAACAATGACATCAATGTGCTCAATCAATCTCCACTATTTAACGACATATTGCAAGGATACGCTCCTGATGTTCAATTTATGGTAAATGGCACCCAATACAGTAAAGGGTATTATCTAGCAGATGGCATATATCCAGAATGGGCAACATTTGTTAAAAGTTTCACATCTCCTAGAGATCCAAATAGGATCAAGTTTAAGCAAATGCAGGAGGCTGCAAGAACAGACGTTGGTGTGCTCCAATCTCGTTGGGCTATTGTACGTTGTCCTGCTCGATTTTGGCATAGAGCAAAACTGAAAGGTTTAATGTACACATGCATCATATTGCACAATATGATTGTCAAAGATGAAGGAGATGCAATAAGAAACTGGGATGCTGATGATGACGATCCAACGATTCCCGTGACTCAAGGTTTGGCCAAAAATTTTCAATATTGCCTTCAGAGGAACGTGGAATTACGTGATCGAGAAGTACATCATCAACTTCGATCAGACTTGGTCGAGCATATTTGGGAACGATTCGGAGGCAATAACAATGAAAACTAG
- the LOC140007031 gene encoding uncharacterized protein, whose translation MQVAKETQGVDRIRLTMNLLWQIWKAKNKLTFQCEVVDAKEIIDKAQQEWIEYDAANESDTRTTSALEMERQVQQRWEPPKEGTMMINTDAAISAKMVRSGLGIIARNWRGVIVKAKGITDRRKGDAATEETPAIRSALEMAQGAGWTNIEVQSDCKYVVSLINTDNVQEGRLQTLLEDIDVVKKRFESCNFSFVPRTANSCSHELAQFAVKATRNFE comes from the coding sequence ATGCAAGTAGCAAAGGAAACACAAGGAGTAGATAGGATCAGGCTTACGATGAACCTTTTATGGCAGATTTGGAAAGCGAAAAACAAGTTAACATTCCAGTGTGAGGTAGtggatgcaaaagaaataattGACAAGGCACAGCAGGAATGGATAGAGTACGATGCAGCAAATGAATCAGACACAAGAACAACTTCAGCTCTTGAAATGGAACGACAGGTCCAGCAGCGGTGGGAGCCTCCCAAGGAAGGAACAATGATGATCAACACAGACGCAGCAATTTCAGCTAAAATGGTCAGATCAGGTTTGGGGATCATTGCAAGGAACTGGCGCGGGGTGATAGTGAAAGCGAAGGGAATTACTGACAGGAGGAAAGGGGATGCAGCCACAGAGGAAACTCCAGCAATCAGAAGTGCACTGGAAATGGCTCAAGGTGCAGGATGGACAAACATAGAAGTCCAATCTGACTGCAAGTACGTTGTGAGCCTCATCAATACCGACAATGTCCAGGAAGGTAGACTCCAAACTCTCCTGGAAGACATTGATGTCGTGAAGAAAAGATTTGAAAGTTGCAATTTCTCTTTTGTCCCCAGAACTGCTAATAGTTGTAGCCATGAGTTGGCACAATTTGCAGTCAAGGCAACTAGAAATTTTGAATAG